A region of Candidatus Binatia bacterium DNA encodes the following proteins:
- the lpxB gene encoding lipid-A-disaccharide synthase — protein sequence MSAAGAVAGAAGAASRDAAPPTVLLVAGEASGDLRGAELVAALRELVPDVRVIGVGGEKLRAAGMEVLVDAAELSTMGVTELLGRVRSIVRSYRRVRGAITGRDAAAKPDLVVLIDFPDFNLRLAKVARRAGIPVLYYVSPQVWAWRRYRVRTLAKRVDHLAVVFPFEADLYRGLAPVTFVGHPALETVRATSAPAETRARHGLATDRPLVALLPGSRSAEVRELLPVMVEAARILGVQAAVALAHESLRPLAESVCPPGMPIATGETYDLVAASDLVLLASGSATLETALLERPMVIMYRLAPLTYALARLLVRVPFIGMPNLILGKAAVPELIQNDVTPERVAAEARRILDDPQLASRIRADLAEVRHLLGEPGAARRAARIAAGMLKRGL from the coding sequence GTGAGCGCGGCGGGCGCCGTCGCCGGAGCGGCCGGCGCGGCGTCGCGCGACGCGGCGCCGCCGACCGTGCTCCTCGTCGCCGGTGAAGCGTCGGGCGATCTGCGCGGCGCCGAGCTGGTCGCGGCGCTGCGCGAGCTCGTGCCCGACGTGCGGGTGATCGGGGTCGGCGGCGAGAAGCTGCGCGCCGCCGGCATGGAGGTCCTGGTCGACGCCGCCGAGCTCTCGACCATGGGCGTCACCGAGCTGCTCGGGCGCGTGCGCTCGATCGTGCGCTCGTACCGGCGCGTGCGCGGCGCGATCACCGGCCGCGACGCCGCGGCGAAGCCCGACCTCGTCGTGCTGATCGACTTCCCGGACTTCAACCTCCGGCTCGCGAAGGTCGCGCGCCGCGCCGGCATCCCGGTGCTGTACTACGTGAGCCCGCAGGTCTGGGCGTGGCGCCGCTACCGCGTGCGCACGCTCGCGAAGCGCGTCGACCACCTGGCGGTGGTCTTTCCGTTCGAGGCGGACCTCTACCGCGGGCTCGCGCCGGTGACCTTCGTCGGCCACCCGGCGCTCGAGACGGTGCGCGCCACGAGCGCGCCGGCGGAGACGCGCGCGCGCCACGGCCTCGCGACGGATCGTCCGCTGGTCGCGCTGCTGCCCGGCAGCCGCAGCGCCGAGGTGCGCGAGCTCCTGCCGGTGATGGTCGAGGCGGCGCGGATCCTCGGCGTGCAGGCGGCGGTCGCGCTCGCGCACGAGAGCCTGCGGCCGCTCGCCGAGTCGGTCTGCCCGCCCGGCATGCCGATCGCGACGGGCGAGACCTACGACCTCGTCGCCGCGTCGGACCTCGTGCTGCTCGCCTCGGGCAGCGCGACGCTCGAGACCGCGCTCCTCGAGCGGCCGATGGTCATCATGTACCGGCTCGCGCCGCTCACGTATGCGCTCGCGCGGCTGCTCGTGCGCGTGCCGTTCATCGGCATGCCGAACCTGATCCTCGGCAAGGCGGCGGTGCCGGAGCTGATCCAGAACGACGTGACGCCCGAGCGCGTCGCCGCCGAGGCGCGGCGCATCCTCGACGACCCGCAGCTCGCCTCGCGCATCCGCGCGGACCTCGCCGAGGTGCGGCATCTGCTCGGCGAGCCGGGCGCCGCGCGCCGCGCGGCGCGCATCGCAGCCGGCATGCTGAAACGAGGTTTGTGA
- the msbA gene encoding lipid A export permease/ATP-binding protein MsbA has product MTSQHIYRRLLGYLRPYVWPRFAIATVCMLVFSATNGAMPFLVRSVFDDVFADKNVAVLYALPFVILAVFFVRGVVNYINSYFTEWVAQRTITDLRDEMNERVQYLPLSFFNRTPTGTIVSRITNDVAQLRNSLVDASVALLRDSTSLVITVAVAFWLDWVLALIGFVVFPVSVLPVLRLSQRLRRYSRRGQATLGTLTALLQETIQGNRIVKAFGMEEYERARFSAENRRLFGLYMKASRAKALIQPLMEMLAAFGIAGVVLYGGYSVIQGGRTPGDFMAFLTALMLVYEPFKGLAKVNAVIQQGLGSAERVFELIDTPSDVRERPGARALPPFSQEIRFENVSFRYPPRSTATTTGNARDDAAARGDGEDYALRDINLVLRRGEAVALVGASGGGKSTLADLIPRFYDPTEGRITIDGIDLRDVTLASLRNQIGIVTQFTFLFNDTIRANLAYGSSEPTQEAIEAAARAANAHDFICALPNGYDTVVGELGVTLSGGQRQRIAIARALLKNAPILILDEATSALDSESERLVQDAIDRLMVGRTTLVIAHRLATIRRADRIVVLGGGRILEEGTHEELLARGATYRRLHDQQALGVAPPATPADEPALRLA; this is encoded by the coding sequence ATGACGTCGCAGCACATCTACCGTCGGCTGCTCGGGTACCTCCGGCCGTACGTCTGGCCACGCTTCGCGATCGCGACCGTCTGCATGCTGGTCTTCAGCGCGACCAACGGCGCGATGCCGTTCCTCGTGCGCAGCGTGTTCGACGACGTCTTCGCCGACAAGAACGTGGCGGTGCTGTACGCGCTGCCGTTCGTGATCCTCGCCGTGTTCTTCGTGCGCGGCGTCGTCAATTACATCAACAGCTACTTCACGGAGTGGGTCGCGCAGCGCACGATCACCGACCTGCGCGACGAGATGAACGAGCGGGTGCAGTACCTCCCGCTGTCGTTCTTCAACCGCACGCCGACCGGCACCATCGTCTCGCGCATCACGAACGACGTGGCGCAGCTCCGCAACTCGCTGGTCGACGCGAGCGTCGCGCTGCTGCGCGACAGCACGTCGCTGGTGATCACGGTCGCGGTCGCGTTCTGGCTCGACTGGGTGCTGGCGCTGATCGGCTTCGTCGTCTTCCCGGTCTCGGTGCTGCCGGTGCTGCGGCTGTCGCAGCGTCTGCGCCGCTACTCGCGGCGCGGCCAGGCGACGCTCGGCACGCTGACCGCGCTCCTGCAGGAGACCATCCAGGGCAACCGGATCGTCAAGGCGTTCGGCATGGAGGAGTACGAGCGCGCGCGCTTCTCCGCCGAGAACCGGCGGCTCTTCGGCCTCTACATGAAGGCGTCGCGCGCCAAGGCGCTGATCCAGCCGCTGATGGAGATGCTCGCCGCGTTCGGCATCGCGGGCGTCGTGCTCTACGGCGGCTACTCGGTGATCCAGGGCGGACGGACGCCGGGTGACTTCATGGCGTTTCTCACCGCGCTCATGCTGGTCTACGAGCCGTTCAAGGGCCTCGCGAAGGTGAACGCGGTGATCCAGCAAGGTCTCGGCTCGGCCGAGCGCGTGTTCGAGCTGATCGACACGCCGAGCGACGTGCGTGAGCGTCCGGGCGCGCGCGCGCTGCCGCCGTTCTCGCAGGAGATCCGCTTCGAGAACGTGAGCTTCCGCTACCCGCCGCGCAGCACCGCGACCACCACCGGCAACGCGCGCGACGACGCCGCGGCCCGCGGCGACGGCGAGGACTACGCGCTGCGCGACATCAACCTCGTCCTGCGCCGCGGCGAGGCGGTGGCGCTGGTCGGCGCGAGCGGCGGCGGCAAGTCGACGCTCGCCGACCTGATCCCGCGGTTCTACGACCCGACCGAGGGACGCATCACGATCGACGGCATCGACCTGCGCGACGTCACGCTCGCGTCGCTGCGCAACCAGATCGGCATCGTCACGCAGTTCACCTTCCTGTTCAACGACACGATCCGCGCGAACCTCGCCTACGGCAGCAGCGAGCCGACGCAGGAGGCGATCGAGGCGGCGGCGCGCGCGGCGAACGCGCACGACTTCATCTGCGCGCTGCCGAACGGCTACGACACGGTCGTGGGCGAGCTCGGCGTGACGCTCTCGGGCGGGCAGCGCCAGCGGATTGCGATCGCGCGCGCGCTGCTGAAGAACGCTCCCATCCTGATCCTCGACGAGGCGACCTCGGCGCTCGACTCGGAGTCGGAGCGCCTCGTGCAGGACGCGATCGACCGCCTGATGGTCGGCCGCACGACGCTCGTGATCGCGCACCGCCTCGCGACCATCCGGCGCGCCGACCGCATCGTGGTGCTGGGCGGCGGCCGCATCCTCGAGGAGGGCACGCACGAGGAGCTGCTGGCGCGCGGCGCCACCTACCGGCGGCTGCACGACCAGCAAGCGCTCGGCGTGGCGCCGCCCGCGACGCCGGCCGACGAGCCGGCGCTCCGCCTCGCATGA
- a CDS encoding lysophospholipid acyltransferase family protein codes for MKEPAAAPRRAAGSAGSLSLRDRILILVGGTLLYVVLRILGWTTRKTFTGPGADELLRRFADHEPSILAFWHGRMVMMPFAYRGAGACIMNSSHRDGQLISRAIELLGIEVVRGSSTRGWVSGMRGLLAAHARGRDLVIVPDGPRGPRCRAKSGAVQLARATGAPIFPVAYAASRSRVLSRSWDWLCIPLPGSRVAYVIEEPIRVSRDASPETLEEARVALESRLNEAVRRADRACGVAPEHTLQYIEGVARRAES; via the coding sequence ATGAAAGAGCCGGCCGCCGCGCCGCGGCGAGCGGCGGGGTCGGCTGGCTCGCTGTCGCTGCGCGACAGGATCCTGATCCTCGTCGGCGGGACGCTGCTCTACGTCGTGCTGCGCATCCTCGGCTGGACGACGCGCAAGACCTTCACGGGACCGGGCGCCGACGAGCTGCTGCGCCGCTTCGCCGACCACGAGCCCTCGATCCTCGCGTTCTGGCACGGGCGCATGGTGATGATGCCGTTCGCGTACCGCGGCGCGGGCGCCTGCATCATGAACAGCAGCCACCGCGACGGTCAGCTGATCTCGCGCGCGATCGAGCTGCTCGGGATCGAGGTCGTGCGCGGCTCGTCGACGCGCGGCTGGGTCAGCGGCATGCGCGGCCTGCTCGCGGCGCACGCGCGCGGACGCGACCTGGTGATCGTGCCCGACGGGCCGCGCGGTCCGCGCTGCCGGGCGAAGAGCGGCGCGGTGCAGCTCGCGCGCGCGACCGGCGCGCCGATCTTTCCCGTCGCCTACGCCGCGAGCCGCTCGCGCGTGCTGTCGCGCAGCTGGGACTGGCTGTGCATCCCGCTGCCCGGCTCGCGCGTCGCCTACGTGATCGAGGAGCCGATCCGGGTGTCGCGCGACGCGTCGCCCGAGACGCTCGAGGAGGCGCGCGTCGCGCTCGAGAGTCGCCTCAACGAAGCGGTGCGTCGTGCCGACCGCGCGTGCGGCGTCGCACCCGAGCACACGCTTCAGTATATCGAGGGCGTTGCGCGTCGTGCGGAATCGTGA
- a CDS encoding glycosyltransferase N-terminal domain-containing protein: protein MFTSLALLLAPLAGLVCLVRPSWRRGLLGRLGVGWPARDARPLLWAHAASVGEVEGIAPLVECWRRATPGGTVVISAQTSTGCEHARRLVPDARVVTFPIDVPGIAGRVVRRVRPDLFLFSENELWPNVLTALDRAGIPAVQVSGRLSPGAAQTLARFPRFSRAVLSRVTRFCVQANEHRERLLALGVPPARVVVTGSLKADGRMPEPPAFVGALQALGRPVVVAGSTHAGEEEAVVAALRELRVRPVAPLWVIAPRHPERFAGVGAMLAQRGLRVVQRSRLPEDERAAVEQLESADVLLLDTLGELAGCYHAATVAFVGGTLVPIGGHNLLEPARCGVPVIVGPHVHTVRALAECLAAAGAAVIVADARELARAVEAFLDPERRAAASAAACSVATEQCGSLPATWAAIEPLLRERRGDAVADDARAEAGAR from the coding sequence TTGTTCACGTCGCTCGCGCTGCTGCTCGCGCCGCTGGCGGGGCTCGTCTGCCTCGTGCGCCCGTCGTGGCGACGCGGGCTGCTCGGACGGCTCGGCGTCGGCTGGCCGGCGCGCGACGCGCGGCCGCTGCTGTGGGCGCACGCCGCGTCGGTCGGCGAGGTCGAGGGCATCGCACCGCTCGTCGAGTGCTGGCGGCGCGCGACGCCGGGCGGCACCGTGGTGATCTCGGCGCAGACGTCGACCGGCTGCGAGCACGCCCGCCGTCTCGTCCCCGATGCGCGCGTCGTGACCTTCCCGATCGACGTGCCCGGCATCGCGGGACGCGTCGTGCGGCGCGTGCGTCCCGACCTGTTCCTGTTCAGCGAGAACGAGCTCTGGCCGAACGTGCTCACCGCGCTCGATCGCGCCGGGATCCCGGCGGTGCAGGTCAGCGGGCGGCTCTCGCCCGGCGCTGCGCAGACGCTCGCGCGCTTTCCGCGCTTCTCGCGCGCGGTGCTCTCGCGCGTGACGCGCTTCTGCGTGCAGGCGAACGAGCACCGCGAGCGTCTGCTCGCGCTCGGCGTGCCGCCGGCGCGCGTCGTCGTGACGGGCTCGCTCAAGGCGGACGGTCGCATGCCGGAGCCGCCGGCGTTCGTCGGCGCGCTGCAGGCGCTCGGGCGCCCGGTGGTGGTCGCCGGCTCGACGCACGCGGGCGAGGAGGAGGCCGTGGTCGCGGCGCTGCGCGAGCTGCGCGTGCGTCCGGTGGCGCCGCTGTGGGTGATCGCGCCGCGCCACCCCGAGCGCTTCGCGGGCGTCGGCGCGATGCTCGCGCAGCGCGGTCTGCGCGTCGTGCAGCGCTCCCGCCTGCCCGAGGACGAGCGCGCCGCGGTCGAGCAGCTCGAGAGCGCGGACGTCCTGCTGCTCGATACGCTGGGCGAGCTCGCCGGCTGCTACCACGCGGCGACGGTGGCGTTCGTCGGCGGCACGCTGGTGCCGATCGGCGGCCACAACCTGCTCGAGCCCGCGCGCTGCGGCGTGCCGGTGATCGTCGGACCGCACGTGCACACGGTGCGCGCGCTCGCGGAGTGCCTCGCGGCGGCGGGCGCGGCGGTGATCGTCGCCGACGCGCGCGAGCTCGCCCGCGCCGTCGAGGCGTTCCTCGATCCCGAGCGGCGCGCCGCGGCGAGCGCCGCCGCGTGCTCGGTCGCGACCGAGCAGTGCGGCAGCTTGCCCGCGACCTGGGCAGCGATCGAGCCCTTGCTCCGCGAGCGCCGCGGCGACGCCGTCGCGGACGACGCGCGCGCCGAGGCGGGGGCGCGATGA
- the lpxK gene encoding tetraacyldisaccharide 4'-kinase, whose product MSVGLVAQQDIVRTWQQGGPSRYALGPLAWGYRLGVGLRRLAFRAGLLRQHRVSVPVLSLGNLTVGGTGKTPAALWLAEWLREQGERPAIVTRGYGGHLRGRVVTVGRDGKALYDAREIGDEGVLLAERFAGPVVCGADRVAAAKMAIDQHGATVLILDDGFQHWRLARDLDVLLVDGRMGFGNGALLPAGPLREPLSALRRADAIVITKAKAGSRVAETLVRFAPGVPTFSAELKPRSLMVSEDGELLARPLGDLVGRKVVTVSAIAQPQSFYELLGQLEVRPVEVLEFPDHHQYTQADWQRITQAAHRAELVVCTEKDIVKLRRFPFARGGLAALRVDFALRERDEERFTELLKGRLEQSLRLRTAGEDARSVGQ is encoded by the coding sequence ATGAGCGTGGGCCTCGTCGCGCAGCAGGACATCGTCCGCACGTGGCAGCAGGGCGGACCGTCGCGCTACGCGCTCGGACCGCTCGCGTGGGGCTACCGTCTCGGCGTCGGGCTGCGCCGGCTCGCGTTTCGCGCCGGGCTGCTGCGCCAGCACCGGGTCTCCGTGCCGGTGCTGAGCCTCGGCAACTTGACGGTCGGCGGCACCGGCAAGACGCCCGCCGCGCTGTGGCTCGCCGAGTGGCTGCGTGAGCAGGGCGAGCGGCCGGCGATCGTGACCCGCGGCTACGGCGGACACCTGCGCGGCCGCGTCGTGACCGTCGGGCGCGACGGCAAGGCGCTCTACGACGCGCGCGAGATCGGCGACGAGGGCGTGCTGCTCGCCGAGCGCTTCGCGGGGCCCGTCGTGTGCGGCGCCGACCGCGTCGCGGCGGCCAAGATGGCGATCGACCAGCACGGCGCGACGGTGCTGATCCTCGACGACGGCTTCCAGCACTGGCGCCTCGCGCGCGACCTCGACGTGCTGCTGGTCGACGGCCGCATGGGCTTCGGCAACGGCGCGCTCTTGCCCGCGGGGCCGCTGCGCGAGCCGCTCTCGGCGCTGCGTCGCGCAGACGCCATCGTGATCACCAAGGCGAAGGCCGGCTCGCGGGTCGCCGAGACCCTCGTGCGCTTCGCGCCCGGTGTGCCGACGTTCTCCGCCGAGCTCAAGCCGCGCTCGCTGATGGTGAGCGAGGACGGCGAGCTGCTCGCCCGTCCGCTCGGCGATCTGGTCGGGCGCAAGGTGGTGACGGTGTCGGCGATCGCGCAGCCGCAGTCGTTCTACGAGCTGCTCGGCCAGCTCGAGGTGCGTCCGGTCGAGGTGCTCGAGTTCCCCGACCACCACCAGTACACGCAGGCCGACTGGCAGCGCATCACGCAGGCCGCGCACCGCGCGGAGCTCGTGGTCTGCACCGAGAAGGACATCGTCAAGCTGCGGCGCTTCCCGTTCGCCCGCGGCGGGCTCGCCGCCCTGCGGGTGGATTTTGCGCTACGCGAGCGCGACGAGGAGCGCTTCACCGAGCTGCTCAAGGGCCGTCTCGAGCAATCTTTGCGGCTGCGCACCGCGGGCGAGGATGCTAGGAGCGTCGGCCAGTGA
- a CDS encoding NAD-dependent epimerase/dehydratase family protein yields MHVLVTGVAGFIGSNVAEALIARGDRVRGVDCFLDYYPRAVKERNIAALRRSPLFEFHEADLVTADVDALTEGVDAVLHLAAQAGVRASWGKDFRIYCEANVLATQRLLEASAPRKLRFVYSSSSSIYGDAPDFPTAETTLPRPVSPYGVSKLAGEHLCRLYTQASGLPTISLRYFTVYGPRQRPDMAFHRFLRAHLAGEELVVYDDGKQTRDFTFVGDAVQANLLALERGTPGAAYNVGGGSRVSVNQVLEMIAELTGREPRVRRAERQKGDVRDTHALTDAARKELGWEPRTSLRDGLAAELEWLKSEVAAG; encoded by the coding sequence TTGCACGTACTGGTGACCGGCGTCGCGGGATTCATCGGCTCGAACGTTGCGGAAGCGTTGATCGCGCGCGGCGACAGGGTGCGCGGCGTCGACTGCTTTCTCGATTACTACCCGCGCGCGGTGAAGGAGCGGAACATCGCCGCGCTCCGGCGCTCGCCGCTCTTCGAGTTCCACGAGGCGGACCTGGTGACCGCGGACGTCGACGCGCTCACCGAGGGCGTCGACGCGGTGCTGCACCTCGCCGCCCAGGCCGGCGTGCGGGCGAGCTGGGGCAAGGATTTTCGCATCTACTGCGAGGCCAACGTGCTCGCGACGCAGCGGCTGCTCGAGGCCAGCGCGCCGCGCAAGCTGCGCTTCGTGTACTCGTCGTCGTCGTCGATCTACGGCGACGCGCCGGACTTCCCGACCGCCGAGACCACGCTGCCGCGCCCGGTGTCGCCCTATGGCGTCAGCAAGCTCGCCGGCGAGCACCTGTGCCGGCTCTACACGCAGGCTTCGGGGCTGCCGACGATCTCGCTGCGCTACTTCACGGTGTACGGGCCGCGTCAGCGTCCGGACATGGCGTTCCACCGCTTCCTGCGCGCGCACCTCGCGGGCGAGGAGCTGGTGGTCTACGACGACGGCAAGCAGACGCGTGACTTCACGTTCGTCGGCGACGCCGTGCAGGCGAACCTGCTGGCGCTCGAACGGGGCACGCCCGGCGCCGCGTACAACGTCGGCGGCGGCTCGCGGGTCAGCGTCAATCAAGTGCTGGAGATGATCGCCGAGCTCACCGGACGCGAGCCGCGCGTGCGTCGCGCGGAGCGGCAGAAGGGCGACGTGCGCGACACGCACGCGCTCACCGACGCCGCGCGCAAGGAGCTCGGCTGGGAGCCGCGGACGTCGCTGCGCGACGGGCTCGCGGCGGAGCTCGAGTGGCTGAAGAGCGAGGTCGCGGCGGGCTAG
- a CDS encoding Trm112 family protein — translation MAISQELLDILVCPQCKGDIQLTPEGDALTCAACRLRYRIEDDIPVMLVDEATSW, via the coding sequence ATGGCGATCAGTCAGGAGCTGCTCGACATCCTGGTCTGTCCCCAGTGCAAGGGCGACATCCAGCTCACGCCGGAGGGCGACGCGCTGACCTGCGCGGCCTGCCGGCTGCGCTACCGCATCGAGGACGACATCCCCGTGATGCTCGTCGACGAGGCGACCTCCTGGTAG
- the waaF gene encoding lipopolysaccharide heptosyltransferase II: MLAQTSFLGDVVLTTPLWRALRDAFPEAEIWWLTRPDAAPLIAPLVGPDRVLTFDKRGKESGLAGMQAIAAKLRALRFDVAIAVQRSLRTAVTLALAGIPERVGFAGAPGSPLYQHRVPQRGAHARDRLLALATPFGIRPVPPPLPVLEIDPEAASAVAARLASAGVGDDERLLVIAPGSAWETKRWPAERFAEAACALVGQEVDRVVVVGTAGDAAHAATIAAALARRTHGGSTTLDLCGRTSTAELVAVLARATLVLANDSAPAHVAAALRRPVVVAFGPTVPAQGFAPLGPCVRIVERELACRPCSRHGERFCPIGTHECMEDLPATAAVAAARALLAAASPAALTTPPERREGALS, translated from the coding sequence CTGCTCGCGCAAACGAGCTTTCTCGGTGACGTCGTGCTCACGACGCCGCTGTGGCGCGCGCTGCGCGACGCGTTCCCCGAGGCGGAAATCTGGTGGTTGACGCGGCCCGACGCCGCACCGCTGATCGCGCCGCTCGTCGGACCGGACCGCGTCCTGACCTTCGACAAGCGCGGCAAGGAGAGCGGGCTCGCCGGCATGCAGGCGATCGCCGCCAAGCTGCGCGCGCTGCGCTTCGACGTCGCGATCGCGGTGCAGCGCTCGCTGCGCACCGCGGTGACGCTCGCGCTGGCCGGCATCCCCGAGCGCGTCGGCTTTGCGGGAGCGCCGGGCTCGCCGCTCTACCAGCACCGGGTCCCGCAGCGCGGCGCGCACGCGCGCGACCGGCTGCTCGCGCTCGCGACGCCGTTCGGGATTCGTCCGGTGCCGCCGCCGCTACCGGTGCTGGAGATCGATCCGGAGGCGGCGAGCGCGGTCGCGGCGCGGCTCGCGAGCGCCGGCGTCGGCGACGACGAGCGGCTGCTGGTGATCGCGCCGGGCTCCGCGTGGGAGACCAAGCGCTGGCCGGCGGAGCGCTTCGCCGAGGCGGCGTGCGCGCTCGTCGGGCAGGAGGTCGATCGCGTGGTCGTCGTCGGCACCGCGGGCGACGCCGCGCACGCGGCGACCATCGCCGCGGCGCTCGCGCGCCGCACGCACGGCGGTTCGACGACGCTCGATCTGTGCGGGCGGACCTCGACCGCGGAGCTGGTCGCGGTGCTCGCGCGCGCGACGCTCGTGCTCGCCAACGACAGCGCGCCCGCGCACGTCGCGGCCGCGCTGCGCCGCCCGGTGGTGGTCGCGTTCGGGCCGACCGTGCCCGCGCAGGGCTTCGCGCCGCTCGGGCCGTGCGTGCGCATCGTCGAGCGCGAGCTCGCCTGCCGGCCGTGCTCGCGTCACGGCGAGCGCTTCTGCCCGATCGGCACGCACGAGTGCATGGAGGATCTGCCGGCGACGGCGGCGGTCGCGGCGGCGCGCGCGCTGCTCGCCGCGGCGTCGCCGGCTGCGCTGACGACGCCGCCCGAGCGGCGTGAGGGAGCGCTGTCGTGA
- a CDS encoding lipopolysaccharide kinase InaA family protein, protein MRLPPEFVVPRPGVAVRAGHEAHVAGWLAAAFDGRHDLGDAAEQGIVGGRGAVRRLPLDAAGDVYVRRYVHGGLLRRLLRDVYWERPPRPWRELVATEAARRAGVAAPEVLAAAALPLAGGGRAGLLYRGVLVTRALTGRRSLGEALRAARDDGERRAWIACAVRAVRTLHQAGIVHRDLNVSNVLVGASPEEPAALIDFDRAAVRARPAGALDVALARRRLARSIAKLGIAGLDRRGAAAVLRAAGLGGAP, encoded by the coding sequence GTGAGGCTGCCGCCGGAGTTCGTCGTGCCGCGCCCGGGCGTCGCCGTCCGCGCCGGACACGAGGCGCACGTCGCGGGCTGGCTCGCCGCCGCCTTCGACGGTCGTCACGACCTCGGCGACGCCGCCGAGCAGGGCATCGTCGGCGGGCGCGGCGCGGTGCGGCGGCTGCCGCTCGACGCGGCGGGCGACGTCTACGTCCGCCGCTACGTGCACGGCGGGCTGCTGCGGCGCCTGCTGCGCGACGTCTACTGGGAGCGGCCGCCGCGTCCGTGGCGCGAGCTCGTCGCGACCGAGGCCGCGCGCCGCGCCGGCGTCGCGGCGCCGGAGGTGCTCGCCGCGGCGGCGCTGCCGCTCGCGGGCGGCGGGAGGGCAGGGCTCCTCTACCGCGGCGTGCTCGTCACGCGCGCGCTCACCGGGCGGCGCTCGCTCGGCGAGGCGCTGCGCGCGGCGCGCGACGACGGCGAGCGGCGCGCCTGGATCGCCTGTGCGGTGCGTGCGGTGCGCACGCTACACCAAGCGGGGATCGTGCACCGCGACCTCAACGTCAGCAACGTGCTCGTCGGCGCGAGCCCGGAGGAGCCCGCCGCGCTGATCGACTTCGACCGCGCCGCCGTGCGCGCAAGGCCCGCGGGGGCGCTCGACGTCGCGCTCGCGCGCCGCCGCCTCGCGCGCTCGATCGCGAAGCTCGGGATCGCGGGACTCGACCGGCGCGGCGCGGCGGCCGTGCTGCGCGCCGCCGGGCTCGGAGGCGCGCCGTGA